The following proteins come from a genomic window of Streptomyces sp. NBC_00539:
- a CDS encoding NAD(P)/FAD-dependent oxidoreductase: MVKAANSPGTAPGTPPRTRILVVGGGYVGMYTALRLQRKLRPGEAEVTVVTPDPYMTYQPFLPEAAAGAISPRHVVVPLRRVLDKCRIVIGEAEHIDHAKRTATVSTLATADEGTGPLQIEYDELVLAPGSISRTLPIPGLADYGIGFKSVEEAIGLRNHVIEQMDIASSTRDPAIRDAALTFLFVGGGYAGVEALGELEDMARYAARYYHNIKPEDMKWVLVEASDRILPEVGTEMGVYTVRELRRRNIDVRLETRLESCEDRVAVLSDGSRFPTRTVVWTAGVKPHPILAATDLPKNERGRLACTAFLTVEGVENAWAAGDAAAVPDITAGEHSRDCAPNAQHAVRQARALADNLTAALRGEVLTEYAHKYVGSVASLGLHKGVAFVYGRKLKGYPAWFMHRAYHLSRVPTFNRKMRVLAEWTLSGLFKREIVSLGSLEHPRAEFELAAGGTPKGRHAPPPGPAANPPKDKGD, translated from the coding sequence ATGGTGAAGGCTGCTAACTCCCCGGGCACGGCACCCGGCACCCCGCCCCGCACGCGCATCCTCGTCGTCGGCGGCGGCTACGTCGGCATGTACACGGCCCTCCGGCTCCAGCGGAAGCTCAGACCGGGCGAGGCCGAGGTCACGGTGGTCACCCCGGACCCCTACATGACGTACCAGCCCTTCCTCCCCGAAGCGGCGGCCGGCGCCATCTCCCCCCGCCACGTCGTCGTCCCGCTGCGCCGCGTCCTGGACAAGTGCCGCATCGTCATCGGCGAGGCCGAGCACATCGACCACGCCAAGCGCACCGCGACCGTGTCGACCCTCGCCACCGCCGACGAGGGAACCGGCCCCCTGCAGATCGAGTACGACGAACTCGTCCTCGCGCCCGGCTCCATCTCCCGCACGCTCCCCATCCCGGGGCTCGCCGACTACGGCATCGGCTTCAAGAGCGTCGAAGAAGCCATCGGCCTGCGCAACCACGTCATCGAACAGATGGACATCGCCTCCTCCACCCGCGATCCCGCGATCCGCGACGCCGCCCTCACCTTCCTCTTCGTCGGCGGCGGCTACGCAGGCGTCGAGGCCCTCGGCGAACTGGAGGACATGGCCCGCTACGCGGCCCGGTACTACCACAACATCAAGCCCGAGGACATGAAGTGGGTGCTGGTCGAGGCCAGCGACCGGATCCTCCCCGAAGTCGGCACCGAGATGGGCGTCTACACGGTCCGTGAACTGCGCAGACGCAACATCGACGTCCGCCTCGAAACCCGCCTCGAATCCTGCGAGGACCGCGTCGCCGTCCTCAGCGACGGTTCCCGCTTCCCCACCCGCACCGTCGTGTGGACCGCCGGTGTCAAACCGCACCCGATCCTCGCCGCCACCGACCTCCCCAAGAACGAACGCGGCCGCCTCGCCTGCACCGCCTTCCTCACCGTCGAAGGCGTCGAGAACGCCTGGGCCGCCGGCGACGCGGCCGCCGTCCCCGACATCACCGCCGGCGAGCACAGCCGCGACTGCGCCCCCAACGCACAGCACGCGGTCCGCCAGGCCAGGGCCCTCGCGGACAACCTCACCGCCGCACTGCGCGGCGAAGTCCTGACCGAGTACGCACACAAGTACGTCGGCTCCGTCGCCTCCCTCGGCCTCCACAAAGGCGTCGCGTTCGTATACGGCCGCAAGCTCAAGGGATACCCCGCCTGGTTCATGCACCGCGCCTACCACCTCAGCCGCGTCCCCACCTTCAACCGCAAGATGCGCGTCCTCGCCGAATGGACCCTCTCCGGCCTGTTCAAACGCGAGATCGTCTCCCTCGGCTCCCTGGAACACCCCCGCGCGGAATTCGAACTCGCCGCAGGTGGCACCCCCAAGGGCCGGCACGCGCCCCCGCCCGGCCCCGCCGCCAACCCCCCGAAGGACAAAGGGGACTGA
- a CDS encoding TetR/AcrR family transcriptional regulator: MNMSDFHGSATALSTDGGRVMTGATTHGVGRSTPLRVDAQRNLEHVLRAAREVFGELGYGAPMEDVARRARVGVGTVYRRFPSKDVLVRRIAEEETARLTDQAKAALGQEEEPWQALSRFLRTSVASGAGRLLPPQVLRVGSAEEDGVEEAETARVPHQRQAVGTGGPDLRVVGSRTAQDEPSEDSGAGALLEVVGRLVDRAREAGELRADVTVADVLLVIATAAPALPDPAHQAAASSRLLDILLEGLRSRTA, translated from the coding sequence ATGAACATGTCCGATTTCCATGGTTCTGCGACCGCTCTGTCGACCGACGGCGGCCGCGTGATGACCGGCGCGACGACGCACGGTGTGGGCCGTTCCACGCCCCTGCGCGTCGACGCCCAGCGCAACCTCGAACACGTCCTTCGCGCGGCGCGCGAGGTGTTCGGCGAGCTGGGCTACGGGGCGCCGATGGAAGACGTGGCGCGACGGGCGCGGGTCGGTGTCGGCACCGTGTACCGGCGTTTCCCGAGCAAGGACGTACTGGTCCGGCGGATAGCCGAGGAGGAGACCGCCCGGCTGACCGACCAGGCGAAGGCCGCGCTGGGACAGGAGGAGGAGCCGTGGCAGGCCCTCTCCCGCTTCCTGCGCACCTCGGTGGCCTCGGGGGCGGGGCGGCTGCTGCCGCCGCAGGTGCTACGGGTCGGCTCGGCCGAGGAGGACGGGGTCGAGGAGGCGGAGACCGCCCGCGTCCCGCACCAGCGCCAGGCCGTCGGGACCGGCGGCCCGGACCTGCGTGTCGTCGGTTCGCGCACCGCTCAGGACGAGCCGTCCGAGGACTCCGGGGCGGGCGCGCTGCTGGAGGTCGTGGGCCGGCTCGTGGACCGCGCCCGGGAGGCGGGTGAGCTGCGCGCCGATGTCACGGTGGCCGATGTGCTGCTGGTGATAGCCACCGCCGCTCCGGCGCTGCCGGACCCGGCGCACCAGGCCGCCGCTTCCTCGCGGCTGCTCGACATCCTGCTGGAGGGGCTGCGCTCGCGGACCGCGTGA